From Dermochelys coriacea isolate rDerCor1 chromosome 8, rDerCor1.pri.v4, whole genome shotgun sequence, the proteins below share one genomic window:
- the LMO4 gene encoding LIM domain transcription factor LMO4 isoform X1 yields MPGQAREPSPGGGGGGGERAPRCHSRGWPQPQSAVRVGEGREPPGNEFISLVINSKLLCSGNAVPLIEQASCYKIREFISTAKTTLFGNSGACSACGQSIPASELVMRAQGNVYHLKCFTCSTCRNRLVPGDRFHYINGSLFCEHDRPTALINGHLNSLQSNPLLPDQKVC; encoded by the exons ATGCCGGGGCAGGCGCGGGAGCCCAgtcccgggggagggggagggggaggggagcgggctcCTCGTTGCCATTCACGTGGCTGGCCGCAGCCGCAGTCTGCCGTGCGGGTTGGGGAGGGGCGGGAGCCGCCGGGCAACGAGTTCATTTCCCTGGTAATCAACAGCAAGCTGCTATGCTCAGGGAATGCTGTCCCTTTAATTGAACAGGCTAG CTGCTACAAAATAAGAGAATTCATATCAACGGCAAAGACAAC GTTATTTGGAAATAGTGGTGCTTGTAGCGCTTGTGGACAGTCAATTCCTGCTAGTGAGCTGGTCATGAGGGCACAAGGCAACGTCTATCATCTTAAG TGTTTTACATGCTCTACCTGCCGGAATCGCCTGGTCCCAGGAGACCGGTTTCACTACATCAATGGCAGTTTATTTTGTGAACATGATAGACCTACAGCTCTCATCAATGGCCATTTGAATTCACTTCAGAGCAATCCACTACTGCCAGACCAGAAG GTCTGCTAA
- the LMO4 gene encoding LIM domain transcription factor LMO4 isoform X2, which yields MVNPGSSSQPPPVTAGSLSWKRCAGCGGKIADRFLLYAMDSYWHSRCLKCSCCQAQLGDIGTSCYTKSGMILCRNDYIRLFGNSGACSACGQSIPASELVMRAQGNVYHLKCFTCSTCRNRLVPGDRFHYINGSLFCEHDRPTALINGHLNSLQSNPLLPDQKVC from the exons ATGGTGAACCCGGGCAGCAGCTCGCAACCTCCCCCGGTCACCGCTGGCTCCCTCTCGTGGAAAAGATGCGCAGGCTGCGGGGGGAAGATCGCGGATCGCTTCTTGCTCTACGCCATGGATAGCTACTGGCACAGCCGATGCCTGAAGTGTTCCTGCTGCCAGGCTCAGCTGGGGGACATCGGCACCTCCTGTTACACCAAGAGCGGTATGATCCTGTGCAGAAACGACTACATCAG GTTATTTGGAAATAGTGGTGCTTGTAGCGCTTGTGGACAGTCAATTCCTGCTAGTGAGCTGGTCATGAGGGCACAAGGCAACGTCTATCATCTTAAG TGTTTTACATGCTCTACCTGCCGGAATCGCCTGGTCCCAGGAGACCGGTTTCACTACATCAATGGCAGTTTATTTTGTGAACATGATAGACCTACAGCTCTCATCAATGGCCATTTGAATTCACTTCAGAGCAATCCACTACTGCCAGACCAGAAG GTCTGCTAA